The following are from one region of the Amycolatopsis sp. QT-25 genome:
- a CDS encoding Clp protease N-terminal domain-containing protein, with translation MTKPVRLDDLISHIKQQHPDGDVLGQLSDAVFLGEHLGEVADHLIGHFVDQARRSGASWTEIGKNMGVSKQAAQKRFVDSSGSSLEDLVKVFSRYTDRARHVVVASRDEAVAAKSPQIEPVHLVLGLLAEPAALAAGAIVAQKVTLEAVREAAVARLPEPADEPAEAAKMAFGAQAKKALELTMRESLRLGHNYIGTEHILLALFELGDDLLTGLGLTKEKTEELILRALAEIVAARGV, from the coding sequence ATGACGAAACCGGTCCGGCTCGACGACCTCATCTCCCATATCAAGCAGCAGCATCCCGACGGCGACGTGCTTGGCCAGCTTTCCGACGCGGTCTTCCTCGGCGAGCACCTCGGCGAAGTGGCCGACCATCTGATCGGCCACTTCGTCGACCAGGCACGGCGTTCCGGCGCGTCCTGGACCGAAATCGGCAAGAACATGGGGGTGTCCAAACAGGCCGCGCAGAAGCGTTTTGTCGACTCCAGCGGCTCTTCGCTCGAAGATCTGGTGAAGGTGTTCAGCCGCTACACCGACCGCGCACGGCACGTCGTCGTCGCCTCGCGCGACGAGGCCGTCGCGGCGAAGAGCCCGCAGATCGAACCCGTGCACCTGGTTCTCGGCCTGCTCGCGGAACCGGCCGCGCTCGCCGCCGGGGCGATCGTGGCGCAAAAGGTGACGCTCGAAGCCGTCCGCGAGGCCGCGGTGGCGAGGCTGCCGGAACCCGCCGACGAACCGGCGGAGGCGGCGAAGATGGCGTTCGGCGCGCAGGCCAAGAAGGCGCTGGAGCTGACCATGCGGGAATCGCTGCGGCTCGGGCACAACTACATCGGCACCGAGCACATCCTGCTGGCCTTGTTCGAACTCGGCGACGACCTGCTGACCGGGCTCGGGCTCACGAAGGAGAAGACCGAGGAGCTGATTCTGCGGGCGCTGGCGGAGATCGTCGCGGCGCGCGGGGTATGA
- a CDS encoding GNAT family N-acetyltransferase — protein MSVEIKAGEDRYDIVVDGKPAGFLETRTRPDAVLFRHTEISADFAGQGLAGKLVTAALDDVRAQGRSVLPYCPYVRSFIAKHREYEDLVPEDKRAEFEL, from the coding sequence ATGAGTGTCGAGATCAAGGCCGGAGAAGACCGCTACGACATCGTCGTGGACGGGAAACCCGCCGGGTTCCTGGAAACCCGTACTCGCCCGGACGCGGTCCTGTTCCGGCACACCGAGATTTCAGCCGACTTCGCGGGCCAGGGCTTGGCGGGCAAGCTCGTGACCGCGGCGCTCGACGACGTCCGAGCGCAAGGCAGGTCCGTCTTGCCCTACTGCCCGTATGTGCGCTCGTTCATCGCGAAGCACCGCGAGTACGAGGATCTCGTCCCCGAGGACAAGCGCGCCGAATTCGAGCTCTGA
- a CDS encoding FAD-dependent oxidoreductase: METVLVVGAGQSGFGVATSLRDKGFDGRIVLIGDEPGLPYQRPPLSKGYLAGTAGDAQLRFRAEDFFAEKGIELIPGRVASVDRDGTKVVLEDGSAHEYDHLVLATGADNRVLPVPGSTLDGVFTLRTKDDANVLRAALESAANVVVVGGGFIGLEFAAHAGRPVTIVEAQDRLMARVATPEVSAYFAALHEGAGHTVLLGTGVTALHGDDRVAEVELSDGSRLLADLVLVGVGVEPRTRLAEEAGLAVANGVVVDEHLRTSDPKISAVGDCANFPSVQAGTATRLESVQNAVDQARAAASDIAGEPAPYDSLPWFWTDQLGAKLQIAGLLTGADKTVVTGDREGGKFSVLSFRDGVLVGVESVNRPPDHIAARRLFAAEPEPRFETLEAHGFDLKATVASTRG, encoded by the coding sequence ATGGAGACCGTCCTCGTCGTAGGGGCCGGACAGAGCGGGTTCGGAGTGGCGACCTCGCTGCGGGACAAGGGGTTCGACGGGCGGATCGTGCTGATCGGTGACGAACCCGGCTTGCCGTACCAACGGCCTCCGCTGTCGAAGGGCTACCTCGCCGGGACGGCGGGTGATGCCCAATTGCGCTTCCGGGCCGAGGATTTCTTCGCGGAGAAGGGCATCGAGCTGATCCCCGGCCGGGTGGCGTCGGTGGATCGAGACGGGACGAAGGTGGTGCTCGAGGACGGCAGCGCCCACGAGTACGACCATCTCGTCCTCGCGACGGGAGCGGACAATCGCGTTCTCCCGGTGCCCGGATCCACTTTGGACGGTGTGTTCACCCTGCGCACCAAGGACGACGCCAACGTTCTGCGGGCCGCGTTGGAAAGCGCGGCGAACGTGGTCGTGGTCGGGGGCGGATTCATCGGGCTCGAATTCGCCGCGCACGCCGGGCGGCCCGTGACGATCGTGGAGGCGCAGGACAGGCTGATGGCCCGCGTCGCGACTCCCGAGGTCTCGGCGTATTTCGCCGCTTTGCACGAGGGAGCCGGGCATACGGTCCTGCTCGGCACGGGTGTCACCGCGCTGCACGGTGACGACCGGGTGGCCGAGGTGGAATTGAGCGACGGCAGTCGGCTGCTCGCCGACCTGGTGCTGGTCGGGGTCGGAGTGGAGCCGCGGACGCGGCTCGCCGAGGAGGCCGGGCTCGCCGTGGCGAACGGCGTCGTCGTCGACGAACACCTGCGCACGAGCGACCCGAAGATCTCGGCGGTGGGGGACTGCGCGAACTTCCCGAGTGTCCAGGCGGGCACCGCGACCCGGCTCGAGTCGGTGCAGAACGCCGTCGACCAGGCGCGGGCGGCTGCTTCCGACATCGCCGGTGAACCCGCGCCCTACGACAGCCTGCCGTGGTTCTGGACCGATCAACTCGGCGCGAAGCTGCAGATCGCCGGGCTGCTGACCGGCGCGGACAAGACCGTCGTGACCGGGGATCGGGAGGGCGGGAAGTTCTCGGTGCTGTCGTTCCGGGACGGTGTGCTCGTCGGGGTGGAGTCGGTGAACCGGCCGCCGGACCACATCGCCGCGCGCCGCCTGTTCGCCGCGGAGCCGGAGCCGCGGTTCGAGACGCTGGAGGCGCACGGCTTCGATCTCAAGGCGACTGTCGCGTCAACCCGTGGTTGA
- a CDS encoding serine/threonine protein kinase: MDDDDVSVADLLIREGWDDHEESRAKSRWRVVAVVIAVVVACGTAAVLVGFDSAPEPIAQPNQIGVIEMPKRPSENGGADATSAVPSTERVETGEGGTSSPPGRTTSSRRASSSAASTSDDSPEPTTTPTSPTPPDEPADPPRTTGSTAPPKPPKPTPPPPSTKPTEECKLWPKWLFC, from the coding sequence GTGGATGACGACGACGTTTCGGTCGCCGACCTGCTCATTCGCGAGGGCTGGGACGACCACGAGGAGTCACGGGCAAAGTCACGCTGGAGAGTCGTCGCGGTGGTGATCGCCGTGGTCGTCGCCTGTGGGACCGCCGCGGTTCTCGTCGGGTTCGATTCGGCTCCCGAGCCGATCGCGCAGCCGAACCAGATCGGCGTGATCGAGATGCCGAAGCGGCCTTCGGAAAACGGGGGAGCCGACGCGACGTCGGCGGTCCCGAGCACGGAGAGGGTCGAAACCGGCGAGGGCGGGACTTCTTCCCCGCCCGGCAGGACCACGTCCAGCCGCCGCGCGTCGAGTTCGGCCGCGTCGACGTCCGACGATTCTCCGGAGCCCACCACCACGCCGACGTCGCCGACACCACCGGACGAGCCCGCCGATCCACCGCGGACGACCGGGTCCACGGCCCCTCCGAAGCCGCCCAAACCGACCCCGCCGCCGCCCTCCACGAAACCCACCGAAGAGTGCAAACTGTGGCCGAAGTGGCTGTTCTGTTAG
- a CDS encoding EAL domain-containing protein has translation MEADALAVPGAGNSGSPAGASLGNEPVGDLGFAGDHAAIWSYDFEDEKLSWLPGLENLLGGAALTEAEIEAGLADLVAPLTSGTRTSPPWREFELEQSFRTPAGEVRWVRLRARTLGDDTGSTGLLGIATDVTDVRENRQALEDLTDRYRLLVELSPDAVCVHEAGVVTYVNRAAVTALGASSTAELIGRPIMDFVAAESLPALLDRIASLHRQGASTDPADTVMLRLDGTKYLVQSLSVRTTWEGRPAFQVIMRDISAQKAAEATLRYQAALISHVSDAIIATSGTGVVTSWNPAAENVYGWTAAEAVGGTVSDLVGAALDPETVLRRGGVMQMTHRHRNGSTLAIRISAAEMNDGFVLVCADETARRRAEQHYSTVVASLDEGVVVIGPGGLVESANPAACRIIGVDHDDLIGIPCVTLELYDEQGRLPPARMPSVVTRRTGATLTGLVLRLRRPDGEDVWISLTSRLLTPEDPSALAVVASFTDITERRAIGERLAHEATHDPLTELANRTLVLDSLAEALSGAGRAELTTVLFIDLDKFKVINDSLGHSVGDKVLRIAGERLRRGIGETDLVGRLGGDEFVVVTAEITEPHEIKALAEQLREALTEPITVNGRQLHIDASIGIVTAANDDTRTAEDLLRDADVAMYQAKTLGRARYEFFDVELRERMQRRLRMEQDLRDALQNEELWTAYQPVVDIGSGAMVAVEALLRWKHPAHGTISPAEFIPLAEESDLINLIGKHVLRTTTREIARRRGQLGIDLNLKVNLSARQLDDPHLVAGVQDALKTTGLPPHALTLEVTESALMRDQAAAAEVLTSLRDLGVSLAIDDFGTGYSSLAQLQRLPLDTLKIDRTFVTGIAESRDAAAIVKSIIAMAHAVDLIVVAEGVEDEEQLAVLRELRCDQAQGFHLGRPAPPDELFGAVE, from the coding sequence ATGGAGGCTGATGCCCTCGCCGTGCCCGGAGCCGGGAATTCCGGCTCTCCGGCGGGCGCGTCGCTCGGGAACGAGCCGGTCGGCGACCTCGGCTTCGCGGGCGACCACGCCGCCATCTGGTCGTACGACTTCGAGGACGAGAAGCTGTCCTGGCTGCCAGGACTGGAGAACCTGCTGGGTGGAGCCGCTCTCACCGAAGCCGAGATCGAGGCCGGGCTCGCCGATCTGGTGGCCCCGCTGACCTCCGGCACGCGCACTTCCCCGCCGTGGCGCGAGTTCGAACTCGAGCAGTCGTTCCGAACCCCGGCGGGAGAGGTCCGCTGGGTCCGCTTGCGCGCCCGCACCCTCGGCGACGACACCGGCTCGACGGGACTGCTCGGCATCGCCACCGATGTGACCGACGTTCGCGAGAACCGGCAGGCCCTCGAAGACCTCACTGACCGTTACCGGCTTTTGGTGGAGCTCAGTCCTGACGCCGTCTGTGTCCACGAAGCCGGCGTTGTCACGTACGTCAACCGGGCCGCCGTCACCGCGCTGGGAGCGTCGTCGACCGCCGAACTGATCGGACGGCCGATCATGGATTTCGTCGCCGCCGAGTCGCTGCCCGCCCTGTTGGACAGGATCGCGTCGCTTCACCGCCAGGGCGCGTCGACCGATCCCGCCGACACCGTGATGCTCCGGCTCGACGGGACGAAATACCTGGTCCAAAGCCTGTCGGTGCGCACGACCTGGGAAGGCAGGCCCGCGTTCCAGGTCATCATGCGCGACATCAGCGCGCAGAAGGCCGCGGAAGCGACGCTTCGCTATCAGGCCGCGCTGATCAGCCACGTCAGTGACGCGATCATCGCGACCAGCGGCACCGGCGTGGTGACCAGCTGGAACCCGGCCGCGGAGAACGTCTACGGCTGGACCGCCGCTGAGGCGGTCGGCGGCACGGTGAGCGATCTCGTCGGCGCCGCGCTCGACCCGGAAACGGTGCTGCGCAGGGGCGGTGTCATGCAGATGACCCACCGCCATCGCAACGGCTCGACACTGGCGATCCGTATTTCGGCCGCGGAGATGAACGACGGCTTCGTCCTGGTCTGCGCCGACGAAACGGCTCGGCGGCGCGCCGAGCAGCACTACAGCACGGTGGTCGCGTCACTCGACGAAGGCGTGGTCGTGATCGGCCCTGGCGGCCTGGTCGAATCGGCCAACCCCGCGGCGTGCCGGATCATCGGCGTCGACCACGACGATCTCATCGGCATTCCGTGCGTGACGCTGGAGCTGTACGACGAGCAAGGCCGCCTTCCGCCCGCCCGGATGCCGTCGGTGGTGACCCGGCGCACCGGGGCCACGCTGACCGGTCTCGTGCTGCGGCTGCGGCGGCCCGACGGCGAAGACGTCTGGATCTCGCTGACCTCGCGGCTGCTGACCCCGGAGGACCCGTCGGCGTTGGCGGTGGTCGCCTCGTTCACCGACATCACCGAACGCCGCGCCATCGGCGAGCGGCTCGCCCACGAGGCGACGCACGACCCGCTCACCGAACTCGCGAACCGGACACTGGTGCTGGACAGTCTCGCCGAGGCGCTCTCCGGCGCGGGCCGCGCCGAGCTGACCACGGTGCTGTTCATCGATCTCGACAAGTTCAAGGTGATCAACGATTCCCTCGGCCATTCCGTCGGGGACAAGGTGCTTCGCATCGCGGGTGAACGGCTGCGCCGGGGAATCGGCGAAACCGATCTCGTCGGCAGGCTCGGTGGTGACGAATTCGTCGTCGTCACCGCGGAGATCACCGAACCGCACGAGATCAAGGCACTGGCCGAACAGTTGCGCGAGGCGCTGACCGAACCGATCACCGTCAACGGCAGGCAGTTGCACATCGACGCCAGCATCGGCATCGTCACCGCCGCCAACGACGACACCCGGACCGCCGAAGACCTGCTGCGGGACGCGGATGTCGCGATGTATCAAGCGAAAACGCTCGGCCGGGCACGGTACGAGTTCTTCGACGTCGAGCTGCGCGAGCGGATGCAGCGGCGGCTGCGCATGGAACAGGATCTGCGCGACGCCTTGCAGAACGAGGAACTCTGGACGGCGTACCAGCCGGTCGTGGACATCGGATCCGGTGCGATGGTCGCGGTGGAAGCCTTGCTGCGCTGGAAACATCCGGCGCACGGGACGATCTCGCCCGCCGAGTTCATCCCGCTGGCCGAGGAAAGCGACCTGATCAACCTGATCGGCAAACACGTCCTGCGCACGACCACCCGCGAAATCGCCCGGCGGCGCGGACAGCTCGGCATCGACCTGAACCTCAAGGTCAACCTGTCGGCCCGGCAGCTGGACGACCCGCATCTGGTGGCGGGCGTGCAGGACGCGCTGAAGACCACCGGGCTCCCGCCGCACGCGCTGACCCTGGAGGTCACCGAGAGCGCGCTGATGCGCGACCAGGCCGCGGCCGCCGAAGTACTGACGTCGTTGCGGGATCTCGGTGTCTCGCTGGCGATCGACGACTTCGGCACCGGCTACTCGTCGCTCGCGCAGCTGCAACGGCTCCCGCTGGACACGCTCAAGATCGACCGTACCTTCGTCACCGGCATCGCGGAATCGCGCGACGCGGCCGCGATCGTCAAGAGCATCATCGCGATGGCGCACGCCGTCGACCTGATCGTCGTCGCCGAAGGCGTCGAAGACGAAGAGCAGCTCGCGGTCCTGCGTGAGTTGCGTTGTGACCAGGCGCAGGGCTTCCACCTGGGTCGCCCCGCGCCACCGGACGAGCTTTTCGGAGCGGTCGAATGA
- the gndA gene encoding NADP-dependent phosphogluconate dehydrogenase produces the protein MSKKASIGVTGLAVMGRNLARNLARHGHTVALHNRSEQRTKELVEQFGDEGDFIPAYSAQEFVDALEQPRQVVIMVKAGAPTDAVIDEFVPLLEKGDVIVDAGNAHFADTRRREAALREKGIHFVGTGVSGGEEGALHGPSIMPGGSEESYQSLGPLFEDISAKVDGEPCCTHVGADGAGHFVKMVHNGIEYADMQLIAESFDLLRGAGGYSPAEIAEVFRTWNSGRLDSYLIEITSQVLAHTDDASGKPFVDIVADQAEQKGTGRWTVQIGLDLGVPISGIAEAVFARSLSGSSNLREASRGLGGPSRAPLTGSALDTFADDVEQALYASKVVAYAQGFNQIQAGGAEYGWDIDLGKVASIWRGGCIIRAKFLNDITAAYADEPALPTLLTSGGFRKAVEDAQDSWRSVISTAVRLGIPTPGFSTALAYYDGLRAERLPAALVQGQRDYFGAHTYRRVDRDGTFHTAWAADGRPESSA, from the coding sequence ATGAGCAAGAAGGCGAGCATCGGGGTCACCGGCCTGGCGGTCATGGGCCGCAACCTGGCCAGGAACCTGGCGAGGCACGGGCACACGGTGGCCCTGCACAACCGCTCCGAGCAGCGGACGAAGGAGCTGGTCGAGCAGTTCGGCGACGAAGGCGACTTCATCCCGGCGTATTCGGCGCAGGAATTCGTCGACGCGCTGGAGCAGCCGCGCCAAGTCGTGATCATGGTCAAGGCCGGCGCGCCGACGGACGCCGTGATCGACGAGTTCGTCCCGCTCCTCGAGAAGGGCGACGTGATCGTCGACGCGGGCAACGCGCACTTCGCGGACACCCGGCGCCGCGAGGCCGCGCTGCGGGAGAAGGGCATCCACTTCGTCGGCACCGGGGTGTCCGGCGGCGAGGAGGGCGCGCTGCACGGGCCGAGCATCATGCCGGGCGGCTCCGAGGAGTCGTACCAGTCGCTCGGGCCGCTGTTCGAAGACATCTCGGCGAAGGTCGACGGCGAGCCGTGCTGCACGCACGTGGGCGCGGACGGCGCCGGGCACTTCGTGAAGATGGTGCACAACGGCATCGAGTACGCCGACATGCAGTTGATCGCCGAATCGTTCGATCTGCTGCGCGGCGCGGGCGGCTACTCTCCCGCGGAAATCGCCGAAGTCTTCCGCACCTGGAACTCGGGACGGCTGGACTCGTACCTGATCGAGATCACCTCGCAGGTGCTCGCCCACACCGACGACGCTTCCGGCAAGCCGTTCGTCGACATCGTGGCGGATCAGGCCGAGCAGAAGGGCACCGGCCGCTGGACCGTCCAAATCGGACTGGACCTGGGCGTGCCGATCAGCGGCATCGCCGAAGCGGTCTTCGCGCGTTCGCTGTCCGGCTCGTCGAACCTGCGTGAAGCCTCACGCGGTCTCGGCGGTCCCTCGCGCGCTCCGCTGACAGGGTCCGCTTTGGACACCTTCGCGGACGACGTCGAGCAGGCGCTGTACGCGTCGAAGGTGGTGGCGTACGCCCAGGGCTTCAACCAGATCCAGGCCGGCGGTGCCGAATACGGCTGGGACATCGACCTCGGCAAGGTCGCTTCCATCTGGCGTGGCGGCTGCATCATCCGCGCGAAGTTCCTGAACGACATCACCGCCGCGTACGCCGACGAGCCCGCACTGCCGACGCTCCTGACCTCCGGCGGTTTCCGCAAGGCCGTCGAGGACGCCCAGGACTCGTGGCGTTCGGTGATCTCCACGGCGGTGCGGCTCGGCATCCCGACCCCGGGGTTCTCGACCGCGCTGGCCTACTACGACGGTCTGCGCGCGGAGCGACTCCCCGCCGCGCTGGTGCAGGGACAGCGGGACTACTTCGGTGCCCACACGTACCGCCGCGTCGACCGCGACGGTACGTTCCACACCGCTTGGGCGGCCGACGGCCGTCCCGAGTCCTCCGCCTGA
- a CDS encoding helix-turn-helix transcriptional regulator, translating to MASTVTSRRKQLGNELRHARNAARMTQQQVAEVLGCTQGKVNKIESGAVGVKLGDVRSMLNAFGINGDEADTLMNLARAAAGQRGHWSGYRSVVPHWFRTFTDLEPAAAEILTWHGERIPGPLQSEHYMLKQFTEAGATDVTSLVRNRLDRKAVFEQQQPPYYRFIISEGALRRAPGGSAPAVMLDQVEHLLALEKHPRVYVHVLPFGARLAAVPNDFTIMRFPDRTRDFVYIEHSAGGLYLDDVKDFNIFVDSWDRLRGAALERQETRQFLKELAESYRTQMQA from the coding sequence ATGGCCAGCACCGTCACCTCGCGCCGGAAGCAGCTCGGGAACGAGCTCCGGCATGCCCGCAACGCCGCGCGGATGACACAGCAGCAGGTCGCCGAGGTCCTCGGCTGCACCCAGGGCAAGGTCAACAAGATCGAGTCCGGTGCCGTCGGCGTCAAGCTCGGGGATGTGCGATCCATGCTGAACGCGTTCGGGATCAACGGTGACGAGGCCGACACGCTGATGAACCTGGCCCGTGCCGCGGCCGGGCAGCGCGGCCACTGGTCCGGGTACCGATCCGTCGTGCCGCACTGGTTCCGCACGTTCACCGATCTCGAACCCGCGGCCGCGGAGATCCTCACCTGGCACGGCGAGCGCATCCCCGGTCCGTTGCAGTCCGAGCACTACATGCTCAAGCAGTTCACCGAAGCGGGCGCCACCGACGTCACTTCGCTGGTCCGCAACCGGCTGGACCGCAAGGCCGTCTTCGAACAACAGCAGCCGCCGTACTACCGGTTCATCATCAGCGAAGGCGCCCTGCGCCGCGCTCCCGGCGGCTCGGCCCCGGCGGTGATGCTGGACCAGGTCGAGCATCTGCTGGCGTTGGAGAAACATCCGCGCGTGTATGTGCACGTCCTGCCGTTCGGCGCGCGGCTCGCCGCGGTGCCCAACGACTTCACCATCATGCGGTTCCCCGATCGCACCAGGGATTTCGTCTACATCGAGCATTCGGCGGGCGGGTTGTACCTCGACGACGTCAAGGACTTCAACATCTTCGTCGACTCCTGGGACCGATTGCGCGGCGCCGCGCTGGAACGCCAGGAGACCCGGCAGTTCCTCAAGGAGCTCGCCGAGTCGTATCGCACCCAGATGCAAGCCTGA